The Doryrhamphus excisus isolate RoL2022-K1 chromosome 1, RoL_Dexc_1.0, whole genome shotgun sequence genome includes a window with the following:
- the LOC131126482 gene encoding axin-2-like isoform X1, producing the protein MSRALTEHISSSFREDAPRPPVPGEEGESSCYISSRSGKMKALNKVKDAAVAALPGSAPRRNEDGLGEPEGSASPDSPLIRWTKSLHFLLGDQDGAHLFRTFLEQDNCVDTLDFWFACNGFRQMDLKDTKTLRVAKVIFKKYIENTNIVAEQLKPATKTFIRDSIKKQQIDSAMFDQAQMEIQSNMEESAYQMFLTSDMYRNYVRTGCENAAYVNHGNLKLMCGYLPPLLEEEEWSCHDLKAKALASVIGLSAKSLRAAATFGTAAGIVENGCRAHHRGDNASPYFVNSGYIFAPATSANDSEISSDAATDDSMSMTDSSVDGIPPYKVGTKKHLQREMNRSVKINGQVTLPHFPRTHRLPKEMTPVEPSAFAAQLIVRLEKLKQEQETVSSLAERLQQIREEEESSNDSHQALLPSGSQCEEDPQAILDEHLLRVLKTPGCQSPAVVRHSPRSQSPERSGASLSSGHACPGAARVPMSGRQSTKHTHHHYIHHHHAGPKTKEQAEVEAAQRVQCFCPSGGTNYSDFSPATLTRRPMKSSTEGWSSPCLPLDASDRSQNVWQWILESERQGKHKAHSSHGLKKPNPLDSKPGRIHSLWGGGGIGSGIHLRGHHPGHPFILDPAIPPLPPPNTLAQLEEACRRLEGVSKPPKQRLVSAAMTAKLSNRMTFSSLIQNVFSFRDRNHPATAMPAGGSAKATSGLQSDESKELMITYFFCGEEIPYRSVMKTHCLTLGHFKEQLSKKGNYRYYFKKASDEFECGAVFEEVWEDASVLPMYEGKVLGKVERID; encoded by the exons ATGAGCAGGGCGCTGACTGAGCACATCAGCAGTAGCTTCCGCGAAGATGCTCCTCGTCCTCCGGTGCCGGGGGAGGAGGGAGAGTCGTCATGCTATATCTCCAGCAGGTCTGGGAAAATGAAAGCCCTCAACAAGGTTAAAGACGCCGCTGTTGCCGCGCTCCCCGGTTCCGCACCACGGAGGAACGAGGATGGACTGGGGGAACCGGAGGGGAGTGCGTCCCCGGACTCGCCGCTGATCCGGTGGACAAAGtctttacattttcttctcggCGATCAAGATGGTGCTCACCTCTTCAGGACCTTCTTGGAGCAGGATAACTGCGTGGACACGTTGGACTTTTGGTTCGCCTGCAACGGTTTCCGGCAAATGGACCTCAAGGATACCAAAACGCTGAGAGTCGCCAAagttattttcaaaaagtacatcgAGAACACCAACATTGTGGCCGAGCAGCTGAAACCCGCCACCAAGACCTTCATAAGGGATAGTATCAAAAAGCAACAAATAGACTCGGCCATGTTCGACCAGGCGCAGATGGAGATCCAGTCCAACATGGAAGAGAGTGCTTACCAGATGTTTTTGACTTCGGACATGTACCGCAACTACGTGCGCACTGGCTGTGAGAACGCGGCGTACGTGAATCACGGGAACCTCAAGCTGATGTGCGGatatcttcctcctcttctggaggaagaggagtggAGCTGTCATGACCTGAAGGCTAAAGCTTTAGCTTCTGTTATCGGACTGTCTGCCAAATCCCTGAGGGCCGCCGCGACCTTCGGGACAGCAGCTGGAATCGTGGAGAACGGTTGCAG GGCGCACCATCGAGGAGACAACGCCAGCCCTTATTTTGTCAACTCTGGCTACATTTTTGCTCCTGCCACCAGTGCCAATGACAGCGAGATCTCCAGTGATGCTGCGACGGATGATTCCATGTCCATGACGGACAGCAGTGT AGATGGAATACCTCCGTATAAGGTGGGCACCAAGAAGCATCTCCAGCGGGAGATGAATCGCAGCGTCAAGATCAATGGACAGGTTACACTTCCCCACTTTCCC AGGACGCATCGACTGCCCAAGGAGATGACCCCCGTTGAGCCCTCGGCCTTTGCCGCCCAACTCATTGTACGTCTGGAGAAGCTGAAGCAAGAACAGGAAACCGTGAGCTCGCTAGCGGAGAGACTGCAGCAGATCCGAGAG GAAGAAGAAAGCAGCAACGACTCCCATCAGGCTCTTCTTCCATCCGGCAGCCAGTGTGAGGAAGACCCCCAAGCTATCCTAGATGAGCACCTCTTGCGGGTCCTGAAGACGCCCGGCTGCCAGTCACCCGCTGTGGTTCGCCACTCACCACGCTCGCAATCCCCCGAACGGAGCGGCGCCTCGCTCTCTTCGGGCCACGCTTGTCCGGGGGCCGCCAGGGTTCCAATGTCAGGGCGGCAATCCACAAAACACACTCACCACCACTACATCCACCACCATCACGCCGGGCCCAAGACCAAGGAGCAGGCTGAGGTTGAAGCAGCTCAGCGTGTTCAGTGCTTCTGCCCATCAGGAGGCACCAATTACTCGGACTTTAGCCCCGC GACGCTGACGAGACGACCAATGAAATCCTCCACCGAGGGTTGGTCTTCACCATGCCTTCCGCTCGATGCATCTGACCGGTCTCAGAATGTCTGGCAGTGGATTCTGgagagcgagaggcagggcaaACACAAGGCCCACAG CTCTCACGGCCTTAAGAAACCCAACCCTCTGGACTCCAAGCCTGGTCGAATTCACTCCTTGTGGGGCGGAGGTGGCATCGGTTCCGGCATTCATCTCCGTGGGCACCACCCTGGCCATCCCTTCATACTGGACCCGGCCATTCCGCCTCTGCCGCCACCCAACACTTTAGCACAGCTCGAAGAGGCCTGTCGCCGACTGGAGGGGGtctctaaacccccaaaacagaGGTTGGTCTCAGCTGCAATGACAGCAAAGCTTAGCAATCGCATGACATTTTCGTCTTTAATTCAAAATGTCTTCAGCTTCAGAGACAGGAACCATCCAGCCACGGCCATGCCTGCCGGAGGTAGCGCCAAAGCCACTTCGGGACTCCAGTCAGACGA GTCCAAGGAGCTCATGATCACCTACTTCTTCTGTGGTGAGGAGATTCCTTACCGGAGCGTAATGAAGACCCACTGCCTCACATTGGGACACTTTAAAGAACAGCTCAGCAAGAAAGGCAACTACCG GTACTACTTTAAGAAGGCCAGCGATGAGTTTGAGTGCGGCGCCGTGTTCGAGGAGGTGTGGGAGGACGCCTCGGTGCTGCCCATGTACGAGGGCAAGGTCCTGGGGAAGGTGGAGAGGatcgactaa
- the LOC131126482 gene encoding axin-2-like isoform X2, translating to MSRALTEHISSSFREDAPRPPVPGEEGESSCYISSRSGKMKALNKVKDAAVAALPGSAPRRNEDGLGEPEGSASPDSPLIRWTKSLHFLLGDQDGAHLFRTFLEQDNCVDTLDFWFACNGFRQMDLKDTKTLRVAKVIFKKYIENTNIVAEQLKPATKTFIRDSIKKQQIDSAMFDQAQMEIQSNMEESAYQMFLTSDMYRNYVRTGCENAAYVNHGNLKLMCGYLPPLLEEEEWSCHDLKAKALASVIGLSAKSLRAAATFGTAAGIVENGCRAHHRGDNASPYFVNSGYIFAPATSANDSEISSDAATDDSMSMTDSSVDGIPPYKVGTKKHLQREMNRSVKINGQVTLPHFPRTHRLPKEMTPVEPSAFAAQLIVRLEKLKQEQETVSSLAERLQQIREEEESSNDSHQALLPSGSQCEEDPQAILDEHLLRVLKTPGCQSPAVVRHSPRSQSPERSGASLSSGHACPGAARVPMSGRQSTKHTHHHYIHHHHAGPKTKEQAEVEAAQRVQCFCPSGGTNYSDFSPATLTRRPMKSSTEGWSSPCLPLDASDRSQNVWQWILESERQGKHKAHSSHGLKKPNPLDSKPGRIHSLWGGGGIGSGIHLRGHHPGHPFILDPAIPPLPPPNTLAQLEEACRRLEGVSKPPKQSFRDRNHPATAMPAGGSAKATSGLQSDESKELMITYFFCGEEIPYRSVMKTHCLTLGHFKEQLSKKGNYRYYFKKASDEFECGAVFEEVWEDASVLPMYEGKVLGKVERID from the exons ATGAGCAGGGCGCTGACTGAGCACATCAGCAGTAGCTTCCGCGAAGATGCTCCTCGTCCTCCGGTGCCGGGGGAGGAGGGAGAGTCGTCATGCTATATCTCCAGCAGGTCTGGGAAAATGAAAGCCCTCAACAAGGTTAAAGACGCCGCTGTTGCCGCGCTCCCCGGTTCCGCACCACGGAGGAACGAGGATGGACTGGGGGAACCGGAGGGGAGTGCGTCCCCGGACTCGCCGCTGATCCGGTGGACAAAGtctttacattttcttctcggCGATCAAGATGGTGCTCACCTCTTCAGGACCTTCTTGGAGCAGGATAACTGCGTGGACACGTTGGACTTTTGGTTCGCCTGCAACGGTTTCCGGCAAATGGACCTCAAGGATACCAAAACGCTGAGAGTCGCCAAagttattttcaaaaagtacatcgAGAACACCAACATTGTGGCCGAGCAGCTGAAACCCGCCACCAAGACCTTCATAAGGGATAGTATCAAAAAGCAACAAATAGACTCGGCCATGTTCGACCAGGCGCAGATGGAGATCCAGTCCAACATGGAAGAGAGTGCTTACCAGATGTTTTTGACTTCGGACATGTACCGCAACTACGTGCGCACTGGCTGTGAGAACGCGGCGTACGTGAATCACGGGAACCTCAAGCTGATGTGCGGatatcttcctcctcttctggaggaagaggagtggAGCTGTCATGACCTGAAGGCTAAAGCTTTAGCTTCTGTTATCGGACTGTCTGCCAAATCCCTGAGGGCCGCCGCGACCTTCGGGACAGCAGCTGGAATCGTGGAGAACGGTTGCAG GGCGCACCATCGAGGAGACAACGCCAGCCCTTATTTTGTCAACTCTGGCTACATTTTTGCTCCTGCCACCAGTGCCAATGACAGCGAGATCTCCAGTGATGCTGCGACGGATGATTCCATGTCCATGACGGACAGCAGTGT AGATGGAATACCTCCGTATAAGGTGGGCACCAAGAAGCATCTCCAGCGGGAGATGAATCGCAGCGTCAAGATCAATGGACAGGTTACACTTCCCCACTTTCCC AGGACGCATCGACTGCCCAAGGAGATGACCCCCGTTGAGCCCTCGGCCTTTGCCGCCCAACTCATTGTACGTCTGGAGAAGCTGAAGCAAGAACAGGAAACCGTGAGCTCGCTAGCGGAGAGACTGCAGCAGATCCGAGAG GAAGAAGAAAGCAGCAACGACTCCCATCAGGCTCTTCTTCCATCCGGCAGCCAGTGTGAGGAAGACCCCCAAGCTATCCTAGATGAGCACCTCTTGCGGGTCCTGAAGACGCCCGGCTGCCAGTCACCCGCTGTGGTTCGCCACTCACCACGCTCGCAATCCCCCGAACGGAGCGGCGCCTCGCTCTCTTCGGGCCACGCTTGTCCGGGGGCCGCCAGGGTTCCAATGTCAGGGCGGCAATCCACAAAACACACTCACCACCACTACATCCACCACCATCACGCCGGGCCCAAGACCAAGGAGCAGGCTGAGGTTGAAGCAGCTCAGCGTGTTCAGTGCTTCTGCCCATCAGGAGGCACCAATTACTCGGACTTTAGCCCCGC GACGCTGACGAGACGACCAATGAAATCCTCCACCGAGGGTTGGTCTTCACCATGCCTTCCGCTCGATGCATCTGACCGGTCTCAGAATGTCTGGCAGTGGATTCTGgagagcgagaggcagggcaaACACAAGGCCCACAG CTCTCACGGCCTTAAGAAACCCAACCCTCTGGACTCCAAGCCTGGTCGAATTCACTCCTTGTGGGGCGGAGGTGGCATCGGTTCCGGCATTCATCTCCGTGGGCACCACCCTGGCCATCCCTTCATACTGGACCCGGCCATTCCGCCTCTGCCGCCACCCAACACTTTAGCACAGCTCGAAGAGGCCTGTCGCCGACTGGAGGGGGtctctaaacccccaaaacagaG CTTCAGAGACAGGAACCATCCAGCCACGGCCATGCCTGCCGGAGGTAGCGCCAAAGCCACTTCGGGACTCCAGTCAGACGA GTCCAAGGAGCTCATGATCACCTACTTCTTCTGTGGTGAGGAGATTCCTTACCGGAGCGTAATGAAGACCCACTGCCTCACATTGGGACACTTTAAAGAACAGCTCAGCAAGAAAGGCAACTACCG GTACTACTTTAAGAAGGCCAGCGATGAGTTTGAGTGCGGCGCCGTGTTCGAGGAGGTGTGGGAGGACGCCTCGGTGCTGCCCATGTACGAGGGCAAGGTCCTGGGGAAGGTGGAGAGGatcgactaa